In Salinarimonas sp., a genomic segment contains:
- a CDS encoding alpha/beta hydrolase: MKLVPTAANPVPEGAIVSRVVARDGAPLRVARWPARTDKPRGTVVIFQGRAEFVEKWFETIEDLLAMGFCVVAFDWRGQGGSERTLADPRKGHVGRFGLYARDVEAIAAQVLKRECPKPHAVLAHSMGAAIALDLARRGRLPAERLIALAPMLGIVRVKHPTLAYYATTLAWLLGFGGMYVPGGGETSQTTKPFAGNPLTSDRLRYARNADAAAALGEGAIGDPTIGWARSAFALMRRLAEPRAALDIRLPTLVIAAGADRVVSAPAAERFASRLKTGNALVVPGARHELIAEADSIREPVMAAIEAFLPQPADVATAAPARG, from the coding sequence ATGAAGCTCGTCCCCACGGCCGCGAATCCCGTTCCCGAAGGCGCCATCGTCTCGCGCGTCGTCGCCCGCGACGGCGCGCCCTTGCGCGTCGCGCGCTGGCCGGCGCGCACGGACAAGCCGCGGGGGACCGTGGTGATCTTCCAGGGCCGGGCGGAGTTCGTCGAGAAATGGTTCGAGACGATCGAGGACCTGCTCGCCATGGGCTTTTGCGTCGTCGCCTTCGACTGGCGCGGCCAGGGCGGCTCGGAGCGGACCCTCGCCGATCCGCGCAAGGGGCATGTGGGCCGCTTCGGGCTCTACGCGCGGGACGTGGAGGCGATCGCGGCGCAGGTCCTGAAACGCGAGTGCCCGAAGCCGCACGCCGTGCTCGCCCATTCCATGGGCGCGGCCATCGCCCTCGACCTCGCGCGGCGCGGCAGGCTGCCGGCGGAGCGGCTGATCGCGCTCGCGCCGATGCTCGGGATCGTACGGGTCAAGCACCCGACGCTGGCCTACTACGCGACCACTCTCGCCTGGCTCCTCGGCTTCGGGGGGATGTACGTGCCCGGCGGCGGCGAGACCTCGCAGACGACGAAGCCCTTCGCCGGCAACCCGCTGACCTCCGACCGGCTGCGCTACGCCCGCAACGCCGACGCCGCCGCGGCGCTCGGCGAGGGGGCGATCGGCGATCCGACGATCGGCTGGGCGCGGAGCGCCTTCGCGCTGATGCGCCGGCTCGCCGAGCCGCGCGCGGCGCTCGACATCCGCCTCCCGACGCTGGTGATCGCAGCGGGCGCGGACCGGGTGGTCTCGGCGCCGGCGGCGGAGCGCTTCGCCTCGCGGCTGAAGACCGGCAACGCCCTCGTCGTGCCGGGGGCGCGCCACGAGCTGATCGCCGAGGCCGATTCGATCCGCGAGCCGGTGATGGCCGCGATCGAGGCCTTCCTGCCGCAGCCGGCGGACGTCGCGACCGCCGCCCCGGCGCGTGGGTGA
- the tpiA gene encoding triose-phosphate isomerase yields the protein MPQPRPFVAGNWKMNGLASALAEAEAVRDGVDAALAGRLDLALCPPATLISRMAERLAGSPVGVGGQDCHPAQSGAHTGDVSAEMLADAGATYVIVGHSERRHDHGETDADVRARLQAAHRAGLVAIVCVGETREEREAGRALDVVRGQLEGSLTDGITAADTVVAYEPVWAIGTGLVPTNDDIAEVHAAVREALGAKTSAAERDAVRILYGGSVKPGNAAEILAVANVDGALVGGASLKAADFLAIAEAAPTR from the coding sequence ATGCCGCAGCCTCGCCCCTTCGTCGCCGGGAACTGGAAGATGAACGGCCTCGCCAGTGCGCTCGCCGAGGCCGAGGCGGTGCGCGACGGCGTCGACGCGGCTTTGGCCGGGCGGCTCGACCTCGCGCTCTGCCCGCCGGCGACGCTGATCTCCCGCATGGCCGAGCGCCTCGCCGGCTCGCCCGTCGGCGTCGGCGGCCAGGACTGCCATCCGGCGCAGTCCGGCGCGCATACCGGCGACGTCTCGGCCGAGATGCTGGCCGACGCCGGCGCCACTTACGTCATCGTCGGCCATTCCGAGCGCCGCCACGACCACGGCGAGACCGACGCCGACGTGCGCGCCAGGCTCCAGGCCGCCCATCGCGCCGGGCTCGTCGCCATCGTCTGCGTCGGCGAGACCAGGGAGGAGCGCGAGGCCGGGCGCGCCCTCGACGTCGTGCGCGGCCAGCTCGAGGGCTCGCTGACGGACGGCATCACGGCGGCCGATACCGTCGTCGCCTACGAGCCCGTGTGGGCGATCGGCACGGGCCTCGTCCCCACCAACGACGACATCGCCGAGGTCCACGCCGCGGTGCGCGAGGCGCTCGGCGCCAAGACGAGCGCGGCCGAGCGCGACGCCGTGCGCATCCTCTACGGCGGCTCGGTGAAGCCGGGCAACGCCGCCGAGATCCTCGCCGTCGCGAACGTCGACGGCGCCCTCGTCGGCGGCGCGAGCCTGAAGGCGGCGGACTTCCTCGCCATCGCCGAGGCCGCGCCGACGCGCTGA
- a CDS encoding Hsp20 family protein codes for MRHFDLSPLYRNTVGFDRLFSTLDQLGGVDGAQGTQGYPPYNIERTGEHAYRITVAVAGFTEDDLAIEVKEHALSIRGKKADEGRAPERRSEFLHQGIAARAFERRFQLADGVQVTGASLENGLLHVDLVREIPESKKPRLIPIAAAGKARKTLETEAA; via the coding sequence ATGCGCCATTTCGATCTCTCCCCGCTCTACCGGAACACCGTCGGCTTCGACCGCCTGTTCTCGACCCTCGACCAGCTCGGCGGCGTCGACGGCGCCCAGGGGACTCAAGGCTACCCGCCCTACAACATCGAGCGCACGGGCGAGCACGCCTACCGCATCACGGTCGCGGTCGCCGGCTTCACCGAGGACGACCTCGCCATCGAGGTGAAGGAGCATGCCCTCTCCATCCGCGGCAAGAAGGCCGACGAGGGCCGGGCGCCGGAGCGCCGCTCCGAGTTCCTGCACCAGGGCATCGCCGCGCGCGCCTTCGAGCGCCGCTTCCAGCTCGCCGACGGCGTGCAGGTGACCGGCGCGAGCCTGGAGAACGGCCTCCTGCACGTCGACCTCGTGCGCGAGATCCCCGAATCGAAGAAGCCGCGCCTCATCCCCATCGCCGCCGCCGGCAAGGCGCGGAAGACGCTGGAGACCGAGGCCGCGTAA
- a CDS encoding peroxiredoxin: MTIKPGDRLPEVTFRAMTDDGPQVRTTADVFSGRKVVLIAVPGAYTPTCTLNHVPGYVAHADAIKAKGVDAIVVTSVNDAFVMGAWEKSVGADGKLEFVADGNGDFAKAIGLVLDGTGFGLGLRSQRYSMIVEDGVMKALNVEDAPGKADTSGAEAMLGQL, from the coding sequence ATGACGATCAAGCCCGGCGACCGCCTGCCCGAGGTGACCTTCCGCGCCATGACCGACGACGGTCCGCAGGTGCGCACGACCGCCGACGTGTTCTCGGGGCGCAAGGTGGTCCTGATCGCCGTGCCCGGCGCCTATACGCCCACCTGCACGCTCAACCACGTCCCCGGCTACGTCGCCCACGCCGACGCCATCAAGGCGAAGGGCGTCGACGCCATCGTGGTCACCTCGGTGAACGACGCCTTCGTGATGGGCGCCTGGGAGAAGTCGGTCGGCGCCGACGGCAAGCTCGAGTTCGTCGCCGACGGCAACGGCGATTTCGCCAAGGCGATCGGCCTCGTGCTCGACGGCACGGGCTTCGGGCTGGGCCTGCGCTCCCAGCGCTATTCGATGATCGTCGAGGACGGCGTGATGAAGGCGCTCAACGTCGAGGACGCCCCCGGCAAGGCCGACACCTCCGGCGCCGAGGCGATGCTCGGTCAGCTCTGA
- a CDS encoding SurA N-terminal domain-containing protein: MLQNLRNVGKTRTGKVVAGVLFALLIASFAVWGIGDIFRGGATTTVVRVGETEIQAQTVRDIYTRQLRQLSARLGQPLTAAEARAFGVDQQVLGQIVTEAVLNERARDLGIRAGETLVARSIVEDPAFQAGGAFDPNAFRRFLSLAGMSEPMFVAEQARDLERRAIVEAVGAGLAAPIAAEEVFHRYDQERRTADVLVLPESLAGDIGAPEEAALESFFAERRSQWRAPEYRAADVLAISPAAIADPEAVSEEAVRARYQDVAETRFGTAERRAIQRIPFPNVEEAEAASQRVESGETTFEALAEERAVANDVLNLGALTRSEVLDPAVAEAAFGLAENAVSEPVAGRFGASLVRVTDIQPAAVQPLEEVEEALRLEIALERATDRIRDVYDEIEDQRAAAIPLEDIAAERGLDLVRIEAVDRQGLGRAGAPVEPPAGETLVEALFETDIGVDNLAIRTEEGGYVWYDLTNVEPARDRELSEVRDEVVEAWRQDQVAQALTDEARAFVERLEAGESLEAIAAETGLSVQAVENLARGEAAGPLTATAVDRLFATRVGEPGTAPLGETERVVYRVTGANVPDYIVTTPQAEAYDQRLSQLLSQDVLEQYLVYLQEELGAEIDQEAFETAIGGGAF, from the coding sequence ATGCTGCAGAACCTTCGCAACGTCGGAAAGACCCGGACCGGCAAGGTCGTCGCGGGCGTGCTGTTCGCCCTCCTGATCGCGTCCTTCGCGGTCTGGGGCATCGGCGACATCTTCCGCGGCGGCGCCACCACCACCGTGGTGCGGGTGGGCGAGACCGAGATCCAGGCGCAGACCGTGCGCGACATCTACACGCGCCAGCTGCGCCAGCTCTCGGCCCGCCTCGGCCAGCCGCTGACGGCGGCGGAGGCCCGCGCCTTCGGCGTCGACCAGCAGGTTCTCGGGCAGATCGTCACCGAGGCGGTGCTCAACGAGCGCGCCCGCGACCTCGGCATCCGCGCCGGCGAGACGCTGGTCGCCCGTTCCATCGTCGAGGACCCGGCCTTCCAGGCGGGCGGCGCGTTCGACCCGAACGCTTTCCGCCGCTTCCTCTCGCTCGCCGGCATGTCGGAGCCGATGTTCGTGGCCGAGCAGGCGCGCGATCTCGAGCGCCGGGCGATCGTCGAGGCGGTCGGCGCGGGGCTCGCGGCCCCGATCGCCGCCGAGGAGGTTTTCCACCGCTACGACCAGGAGCGCCGCACGGCGGACGTGCTCGTCCTGCCGGAGAGCCTCGCGGGGGACATCGGGGCGCCCGAGGAGGCCGCGCTCGAGAGCTTCTTCGCCGAGCGCCGCAGCCAGTGGCGCGCGCCGGAATACCGCGCCGCCGACGTGCTGGCGATCTCGCCGGCGGCGATCGCCGACCCGGAGGCGGTCTCCGAGGAAGCCGTGCGCGCCCGCTACCAGGACGTGGCCGAGACCCGCTTCGGCACCGCCGAGCGCCGCGCCATCCAGCGCATCCCCTTCCCGAACGTGGAGGAGGCCGAGGCCGCTTCGCAGCGCGTCGAGAGCGGCGAGACCACGTTCGAGGCGCTCGCCGAGGAGCGGGCCGTGGCGAACGACGTGCTGAACCTCGGCGCCCTCACGCGCTCGGAGGTGCTCGACCCGGCCGTGGCCGAGGCGGCCTTCGGGCTCGCCGAGAACGCCGTGAGCGAGCCGGTGGCGGGCCGCTTCGGCGCGTCGCTGGTGCGCGTCACCGACATCCAGCCGGCGGCCGTGCAGCCGCTCGAGGAGGTCGAGGAGGCGCTGCGCCTGGAGATCGCGCTGGAGCGCGCGACGGACCGCATCCGCGACGTCTACGACGAGATCGAGGATCAGCGCGCCGCCGCGATCCCGCTCGAGGACATCGCCGCCGAGCGCGGGCTCGACCTCGTGCGCATCGAGGCGGTTGACCGCCAGGGGCTCGGCCGCGCGGGCGCGCCGGTGGAGCCGCCGGCCGGCGAGACGCTCGTCGAGGCCCTGTTCGAGACGGACATCGGCGTCGACAACCTCGCCATCCGCACCGAGGAAGGCGGCTACGTCTGGTACGACCTCACCAACGTCGAGCCGGCCCGCGACCGCGAGCTCTCCGAGGTGCGGGACGAGGTGGTCGAGGCCTGGCGGCAGGACCAGGTCGCGCAGGCGCTCACCGACGAGGCCCGCGCCTTCGTCGAGCGGCTGGAAGCCGGCGAGAGCCTCGAAGCCATCGCCGCGGAAACGGGGCTTTCGGTCCAGGCGGTGGAGAATCTCGCCCGCGGCGAGGCCGCCGGCCCCCTGACCGCGACCGCCGTCGATCGCCTCTTCGCGACCCGCGTCGGCGAGCCGGGCACGGCGCCGCTCGGCGAGACCGAGCGCGTGGTCTACCGGGTCACCGGCGCGAACGTGCCGGACTACATCGTCACCACGCCGCAGGCGGAGGCCTACGACCAGCGGCTCTCGCAGCTCCTCTCGCAGGACGTGCTGGAGCAGTACCTCGTCTACCTCCAGGAGGAGCTCGGGGCGGAGATCGACCAGGAGGCCTTCGAGACGGCCATCGGCGGCGGGGCCTTCTGA
- a CDS encoding protein-disulfide reductase DsbD domain-containing protein, translating into MPAHALNLALLAVSVALAGLAFAPAEAAPTGVSPWSDDHASRARLLAGDVEPEGARWAGLEIEMEPGYKTYWRHPGDSGIPAEFDWTGSRNVALVEIAWPAPGRYEDPFGAYYGYLDHVVLPLKVTPEDPDEPAVLSLSLFYGVCKEICIPATAEASLTLPPEAIGSDVAIARALEAVPTPTPLGETDGPLAVLAVEPAGEDALAVRVRAPRGAVLLAEGPDDRWFLAPAADPDSEGVFAVEIAHAPKDVAGPLPVRLTLVADGAAIDVEALAPLPD; encoded by the coding sequence ATGCCCGCTCACGCTCTCAATCTCGCCCTTCTCGCCGTCTCCGTGGCCCTGGCCGGCCTCGCCTTCGCGCCTGCCGAAGCCGCGCCGACAGGCGTCTCGCCCTGGTCCGACGACCACGCCTCCCGCGCCCGGCTCCTCGCCGGGGACGTCGAGCCGGAGGGCGCGCGCTGGGCCGGGCTCGAGATCGAGATGGAGCCCGGCTACAAGACCTATTGGCGCCATCCCGGCGATTCGGGCATTCCGGCCGAGTTCGACTGGACCGGCTCGCGCAACGTCGCCCTGGTGGAGATCGCCTGGCCGGCGCCCGGGCGCTACGAGGACCCGTTCGGGGCCTATTACGGCTATCTCGACCACGTGGTGCTGCCGCTGAAGGTGACGCCGGAGGACCCCGACGAGCCGGCGGTGCTGTCGCTGTCGCTGTTCTACGGGGTCTGCAAGGAGATCTGCATCCCGGCGACCGCCGAGGCCTCGCTGACGCTGCCGCCGGAGGCGATCGGAAGCGACGTCGCCATCGCCCGGGCGCTGGAGGCGGTCCCGACGCCGACCCCGCTCGGCGAGACCGACGGGCCGCTCGCGGTGCTCGCGGTCGAGCCCGCGGGCGAGGACGCGCTCGCGGTCCGCGTGCGCGCGCCGCGGGGCGCGGTGCTGCTGGCGGAGGGGCCGGACGATCGCTGGTTCCTCGCCCCCGCGGCCGACCCCGATTCCGAGGGCGTGTTCGCGGTGGAGATCGCCCACGCCCCGAAGGACGTCGCCGGCCCGCTGCCGGTGCGGCTCACGCTCGTCGCCGACGGCGCCGCGATCGACGTCGAGGCCCTCGCGCCGCTGCCGGACTGA
- a CDS encoding short-chain fatty acid transporter, with translation MLGRIGVGSARVVERWLPDPFVLVMLLTLLVFGLGIAVEGETPIGMIRHWGEGFWNLLAFSMQMVLILVTGWVLASTPFVSRILGALAGLARSPAQAIVLVTLVSMAAAWINWGFGLVIGAMFGRRLAREVPGVDYRLLIASAYSGFVVWHGGLAGSIPLTIATDGHFMAESMGVVPTSATIFSAFNLAIVAALLVVLPLVNRLMLPKPEETVTIDKRLLEEAPAPAAQGEGTPAARLENSLLLSQAVGVMGLVFAGYYFLVQSGALNLNIVNFVFLFLGIMLHGRPLRFLAALQEAAKGASGIIVQFPFYAGIMGMMIGSGLAATLSQGFVAVANEATLPLLTFLAAGVVNVFVPSGGGQWAVQAPVTIPAALAIGADLPRIAMAVAWGDAWTNLIQPFWALPALAIAGLRAKDMMGFCLVALVVTGVVIAAGLTFVP, from the coding sequence ATGCTGGGGCGTATCGGGGTCGGATCGGCGCGGGTCGTGGAGCGGTGGCTGCCGGATCCCTTCGTGCTCGTCATGCTGCTCACGCTCCTGGTGTTCGGACTGGGGATCGCCGTCGAGGGCGAGACGCCGATCGGCATGATTCGGCATTGGGGAGAGGGGTTCTGGAACCTGCTCGCCTTCTCGATGCAGATGGTGCTGATTCTCGTCACCGGCTGGGTGCTTGCCTCGACGCCGTTCGTCTCGCGCATCCTCGGCGCACTCGCGGGGCTCGCCCGCAGCCCGGCGCAAGCCATCGTGCTCGTGACCCTGGTCTCGATGGCGGCGGCCTGGATCAACTGGGGCTTCGGCCTCGTCATCGGGGCCATGTTCGGCCGCCGGCTGGCGCGGGAGGTCCCCGGGGTCGACTACCGGCTCCTGATCGCGAGCGCCTATTCCGGATTCGTCGTCTGGCATGGGGGCCTCGCCGGGTCGATCCCGCTCACGATCGCCACCGACGGGCATTTCATGGCCGAGAGCATGGGCGTCGTGCCGACGAGCGCGACCATCTTCTCCGCCTTCAACCTCGCTATCGTCGCCGCGCTCCTCGTCGTGCTGCCGCTCGTCAACCGGCTGATGCTGCCGAAGCCGGAGGAGACGGTCACGATCGACAAGCGGCTGCTCGAGGAGGCGCCCGCGCCCGCCGCGCAGGGCGAGGGCACGCCGGCCGCGCGGCTCGAGAACAGCCTCCTCCTCTCGCAGGCGGTGGGCGTGATGGGCCTGGTCTTCGCGGGCTACTACTTCCTCGTCCAGTCCGGCGCGCTCAACCTCAACATCGTCAACTTCGTCTTCCTCTTCCTCGGCATCATGCTGCACGGACGGCCGCTGCGCTTCCTCGCGGCGCTGCAGGAGGCGGCGAAGGGCGCGAGCGGCATCATCGTGCAGTTCCCGTTCTACGCCGGCATCATGGGCATGATGATCGGCTCGGGGCTCGCCGCGACCCTCTCGCAGGGCTTCGTCGCCGTCGCGAACGAGGCGACGCTGCCGCTCCTCACCTTCCTCGCCGCGGGCGTCGTCAACGTTTTCGTGCCCTCGGGCGGCGGCCAGTGGGCCGTGCAGGCCCCTGTGACGATCCCCGCCGCGCTCGCGATCGGCGCCGACCTGCCGCGCATCGCCATGGCGGTCGCCTGGGGCGACGCCTGGACGAACCTGATCCAGCCCTTCTGGGCGCTGCCCGCCCTCGCCATCGCCGGCCTGCGCGCCAAGGACATGATGGGCTTCTGCCTCGTCGCGCTCGTCGTGACCGGGGTGGTGATCGCGGCCGGGCTGACCTTCGTGCCGTAG
- the trpE gene encoding anthranilate synthase component I, which translates to MELAPAFETVAAAYEAGRPSLIATRLVADLETPVAAFLKLRRAKAGAAFLLESVEGGASRGRYSMIGLEPDLVWRCRDGAVEIDRAALSGERRFEADPRPPLESLRALIAECRIPRDDEAADGPGALPPMAAGLFGYLGYDMVRAMERLGPPNRDALGVPDAVLIRPTVMVVFDAVRDEITLVAPVRPRPGVPARAAYESAVARLESAVDAIEGPLPADARLETADPLAIEVTSNTPPETYEAMVERAKDYIRAGDIFQVVLSQRFEAAFPLPALALYRSLRRVNPSPYLSFLDFEDYQIVCSSPEILVRVREGEVTVRPIAGTRPRGASAAEDRAHAESLLADPKERAEHLMLLDLGRNDVGRVAEYGSVAVTDSFFLEYYSQVMHIVSNVVGRLSGRHDALEALVAGFPAGTVSGAPKVRAMEIIDELERDKRGPYAGCIGYFGADGEMDTCIVLRTALVKDGRMHVQAGAGVVYDSVPASERMECVNKAKALFRAAEEAVRFASRARRGQ; encoded by the coding sequence ATGGAACTCGCGCCCGCCTTCGAGACCGTCGCGGCGGCCTACGAGGCGGGCCGGCCGAGCCTGATCGCGACGCGGCTCGTCGCCGACCTGGAAACGCCCGTCGCCGCCTTCCTGAAGCTGCGCCGCGCCAAGGCCGGCGCGGCCTTCCTGCTCGAATCGGTCGAGGGCGGCGCGAGCCGCGGGCGCTACTCGATGATCGGCCTCGAGCCGGACCTGGTCTGGCGCTGCCGGGACGGCGCGGTGGAGATCGACCGCGCGGCGCTCTCCGGGGAGAGGCGCTTCGAGGCCGATCCGCGCCCGCCGCTGGAGAGCCTGCGCGCGCTGATCGCCGAATGCCGCATCCCGCGCGACGACGAGGCCGCCGACGGGCCGGGCGCGCTGCCGCCGATGGCGGCGGGCCTGTTCGGCTATCTCGGCTACGACATGGTGCGGGCCATGGAGCGCCTCGGCCCGCCGAACCGCGACGCGCTGGGCGTGCCGGACGCGGTGCTGATCCGCCCCACCGTGATGGTCGTGTTCGACGCGGTGCGCGACGAGATCACCCTCGTCGCCCCGGTGCGTCCGCGCCCGGGCGTCCCGGCGAGGGCCGCCTACGAGAGCGCCGTGGCGCGGCTCGAGAGCGCGGTGGACGCCATCGAGGGTCCCCTTCCGGCGGACGCGCGGCTCGAGACGGCGGACCCGCTCGCCATCGAGGTCACCTCGAACACCCCGCCGGAGACCTACGAGGCGATGGTGGAGCGGGCGAAGGACTACATCCGCGCCGGCGACATCTTCCAGGTGGTGCTCTCCCAGCGCTTCGAGGCGGCGTTCCCGCTGCCGGCCCTCGCGCTCTACCGCTCGCTCAGGCGGGTCAACCCCTCGCCCTATCTCAGCTTCCTCGACTTCGAGGACTACCAGATCGTCTGCTCGTCGCCGGAAATCCTGGTGCGGGTGCGCGAGGGCGAGGTGACGGTGCGGCCGATCGCCGGCACGCGCCCGCGCGGCGCGAGCGCGGCGGAGGACCGGGCGCATGCCGAGAGCCTCCTCGCCGACCCGAAGGAGCGCGCCGAGCACCTGATGCTGCTCGACCTCGGCCGCAACGACGTCGGCCGCGTGGCCGAGTACGGCTCGGTCGCGGTCACCGACTCGTTCTTCCTCGAATATTATTCGCAGGTGATGCACATCGTCTCGAACGTCGTGGGCCGCCTGTCGGGGCGGCACGACGCGCTCGAGGCGCTGGTGGCGGGCTTTCCGGCGGGGACCGTGTCGGGCGCGCCGAAGGTGCGGGCGATGGAGATCATCGACGAGCTCGAGCGCGACAAGCGCGGGCCCTATGCCGGCTGCATCGGCTATTTCGGCGCCGACGGCGAGATGGACACCTGCATCGTGCTGCGCACGGCGCTGGTCAAGGACGGGCGCATGCACGTCCAGGCCGGCGCGGGCGTCGTCTACGACAGCGTGCCGGCCTCCGAGCGCATGGAATGCGTCAACAAGGCCAAGGCGCTGTTTCGCGCGGCCGAGGAAGCGGTGCGCTTCGCCAGCCGCGCGCGACGCGGGCAGTGA
- a CDS encoding YqgE/AlgH family protein, with protein sequence MWLASDGKDEDRAMPGYLDGQLLVAMPGMGDERFERTVIYLCAHSAEGAMGIVINKPAADMSLPDLLVQLDIIPADETIRLPTRVGDMKVMMGGPVETSRGFVLHSPDFFLDQSTLPIDGDVCLTATVDILRAIAGGRGPDRAIFALGYAGWGAGQLETEIQRNGWLSCPADPEIVFGGTAEAKYESALRKIGIDPGMLSPIAGNA encoded by the coding sequence ATGTGGCTCGCGTCGGACGGCAAAGACGAGGATCGCGCCATGCCCGGCTATCTCGACGGTCAGTTGCTCGTCGCCATGCCCGGCATGGGCGACGAACGTTTCGAGCGCACCGTGATCTATCTCTGCGCCCACTCGGCGGAGGGGGCGATGGGCATCGTCATCAACAAGCCCGCCGCCGACATGAGCCTGCCGGACCTGCTGGTCCAGCTCGACATCATCCCGGCCGACGAGACGATCCGGCTGCCGACCCGCGTCGGCGACATGAAGGTGATGATGGGCGGCCCCGTGGAGACGAGCCGCGGCTTCGTGCTGCACTCCCCGGATTTCTTCCTCGACCAGTCGACGCTCCCCATCGACGGCGACGTCTGCCTGACCGCCACCGTCGACATCCTGCGGGCCATCGCCGGCGGACGCGGGCCGGACCGCGCGATCTTCGCGCTCGGCTACGCCGGCTGGGGCGCGGGCCAGCTCGAGACCGAGATCCAGCGCAACGGCTGGCTCTCCTGCCCGGCCGATCCCGAGATCGTGTTCGGCGGCACGGCGGAGGCGAAATACGAAAGCGCCCTGCGCAAGATCGGCATCGACCCGGGCATGCTCTCCCCGATCGCCGGGAACGCCTAG
- a CDS encoding OpgC domain-containing protein — protein MPTTTAAPPPTRPRDPRLDVFRGLGMFIIMIAHVPWNTWSNWIPARFGFSDATEMFVFMSGMASAIAFGRVFDAQGFGVGTARVAQRIWQVYWVHVAVFLTIAALVAAMGPMPFGDKTYMQQLNLVPFFENTATNLIGFLTLTYVPNYFDILPMYLVILALMPIVLVLARVHVGVALGFVAVLWLAAQVRLLDLPAEPWSDRTWFFNPFGWQLCFFLGFFWMRGDIPAPRLDSPKLLALAILVLVASFPLAYWPLFLAVEPLEAIRGEIGVLITKTRFGILRLVHFLALAYVALWIVERWGGLVRNAAARVVAKVGQQSLAVFATGLVVSRLAGMYLDHAGRETLTYAIANVSGIAILIATAYLVGWFKSSPWKAKADKPAPAARQAPAPAE, from the coding sequence ATGCCGACCACGACCGCCGCGCCGCCGCCGACACGCCCGCGCGACCCGCGCCTCGACGTGTTCCGGGGGCTCGGCATGTTCATCATCATGATCGCCCACGTGCCGTGGAACACGTGGTCGAACTGGATCCCGGCGCGCTTCGGCTTCTCGGACGCGACCGAGATGTTCGTGTTCATGTCCGGCATGGCCTCGGCCATCGCCTTCGGCCGCGTCTTCGACGCGCAGGGCTTCGGGGTGGGCACCGCGCGGGTCGCCCAGCGCATCTGGCAGGTCTACTGGGTGCACGTGGCGGTCTTCCTAACGATCGCCGCCCTCGTCGCCGCGATGGGCCCGATGCCCTTCGGCGACAAGACCTACATGCAGCAGCTCAACCTGGTGCCGTTCTTCGAGAACACGGCGACGAACCTCATCGGCTTCCTGACGCTGACCTACGTGCCGAACTACTTCGACATCCTGCCGATGTACCTCGTCATCCTGGCGCTGATGCCGATCGTGCTCGTGCTCGCGCGCGTGCATGTCGGCGTGGCTCTGGGCTTCGTCGCCGTCCTGTGGCTCGCGGCGCAGGTCCGGCTGCTCGACCTGCCGGCCGAGCCCTGGTCGGACCGGACCTGGTTCTTCAACCCGTTCGGCTGGCAGCTGTGCTTCTTCCTCGGCTTCTTCTGGATGCGCGGCGACATCCCGGCGCCGCGCCTCGACAGCCCGAAGCTGCTGGCGCTCGCGATCCTCGTGCTGGTCGCGAGCTTTCCGCTCGCCTATTGGCCGCTGTTCCTCGCGGTGGAGCCGCTCGAGGCGATCCGCGGGGAGATCGGCGTCCTCATCACCAAGACGCGCTTCGGCATCCTGCGGCTCGTCCACTTCCTGGCGCTGGCCTACGTCGCGCTGTGGATCGTCGAGCGCTGGGGCGGGCTCGTCCGCAACGCGGCGGCGCGCGTCGTCGCCAAGGTGGGCCAGCAATCGCTCGCGGTCTTCGCGACGGGGCTCGTGGTCTCGCGCCTCGCCGGCATGTATCTCGACCATGCCGGCCGCGAGACGCTGACCTACGCGATCGCCAATGTGTCGGGCATCGCGATCCTGATCGCGACCGCCTACCTCGTCGGCTGGTTCAAGTCCTCGCCCTGGAAGGCGAAGGCGGACAAGCCCGCGCCCGCCGCGCGGCAGGCTCCCGCGCCGGCGGAATAG